The nucleotide sequence CACCACCTCGATCGCCGTGCCACGAGTCACGCTGGTCAGCACGACGGTGGCACCGGGAATGACGCCCCCCTGGGCGTCCTTGACGCTCCCGAACACCGACGCGCTGGTGATCTGCGCGTGTGCGGCATGCCAGCCACCTCCGAGTAGGACCAGGGCGACGGCCAACGCCGCCAGCCGCGCCTTCACATCACGTCGCATGAAATGACTCCTTGCTGGGGAACACCGGCTGTTCACAGTCGCAAGCACTGCACGGGGAACCGTAGGTCTCCGCCTCGCGAGAACCCGTTCGGCACGGCCGCGCGTGCCGTCGCCGGGCGGATCCGTTCACGTTCCGCTGGTCAACTTCCGCAGTTCGCGGTCCGGATCGAACTGCACGGCGCAGGTGTCGTCGAACACCATCACCTCGCCCGCGTCGGGGCTGAAGGCGGGCCATTTCGGCAGGCCCGGGTGGTTCGGGTTGCCGGTGCGCGCGAAGGCGATCCACGCATCGCTCATCCGCCCGGCCAGCTCCCTGGCCTCGGGCGAGCCGCCCGTCATGGCCGCGCACCGGTCCGTATTGTCGAACACGAATGGCAGCTCGCTGCAGTGAAACGCCCGCGGCCGGCCGTCGAGAATTGGCGTCTGCCACGTGAACCAGTAGAGGAATGCCGGCGCCGCACCGAGCGCCCGCTTGCGCGTCGCCTGCACGATGGCGTTGTGGCGTTGCGCTGCGGCCGACATGCGCGAGAAGACGTCCGACGGCCTCGCGCCTGGCATCGCACGCCGGTAGGCGGCGACGGCCTGCGCCCCTTGCCCACCATAGGCGGCCGTCGCCCGCGCCTGCAGCTCCTGCTCGGTGATGGCCTCGACACCCGGCGTCTGGATCTCGTTGCCGAACTCGTTCAGGGTCGAACCGATCAACATCGGAATGTCCGCGGAGACGGCGGGCGCAACCGGGTCGAACGGGTGATGCGGGACGTGCTTGCCGTCCACGACCGCCGCGAGCCCGGCGCGGTCGGCAGCGACGAGCCGGGAAAGCCCCCCGGGCCGGCCGGCCGGCCCCATCTTGCGCTGCGCCGCCTGCGCAGCCTCGAGCAGGTGCGCGTGTGGCATTGTGTGGAGCTGGTCAACTTGCGACGCCGAGAGCCCGAGTTCCGCCAGGGTGAGCGCGGCAAGCTTCGCCGCGCTCTCGGCCGGCACCATCCGAAGTCCGGACCCGCTGTGCACCGCAGCCCGGTGGAACAGCCCTCGCGCCGCCGGCATCGCCATGACCGTGCTCACCTTTGCGCCACCGCCCGACTGCCCGAAGATCGTCACATTGCCGGGATCGCCCCCGAAGCTGGCAATGTTGTCGTGCACCCATTGCAGGGCGGCGACGATGTCCAGCATGCCGGCGTTCCCGGAGTCCGCGTAGCGGCTGCCGCAGGCGCTCAGGTCGAGGTAGCCGAGCACATTCAGTCGGTGGTTGAGCGAGACGACCACGACATCGCCGCGCCGGCTGAGGCGCTCGCCGTGATACGCCTTCAACTCCTGGCCCGAACCGGCGAGGAACTGGCCCCCGTGGATCCACACGAGCACCGGCCGCTTCTTGTTGTCGTTCAGCCCCGGCGTCCAGACGTTCACGCGCAGGCAGTCCTCACCGGGCTGCCCGTCGTCCCACTCGAAGACGAATGCCTCTTCGTCGTTCTTCCAGCCCGTGCGTGGCCCTTGCGGGCACGTCGGCCCGTAGTACATCGCGCTACGGACGCCCGCCCACGGCACCGGCTTGGACGGAGGCGCGAAGCGGGCCTGCCCTTCCGTGGACGCGGCGTACGGAATGCCCCTGAACGTGAGGATGCCGCCGCTGACGAACCCCCGAACCTTCCCTGCTGCGGTCTCGACGACGGCCTTCCGATCGGAGGCGATGACGAGCGGAGCCGCCGCGGGGGCCGGTGCCTGCGCCAACGCGGACACCGGCGACGCGGCGCACACGGCCGCCGTGCCCGCGATGGTCACGGCCCCGGCCAGAACGTCGCGACGGCTCGGCAGCGACTGATCGTCCATGTGGTCGTTGTCCTTCTTCTTCAACAAGGAGGTGAGTCGGTCGGCGCGACCGAGAGGTCGGCGGCCAGGAATGTGGAGCGTCATGACGCGCACCTGTTTACACTGATACGGAGGCGTTCGTTAGCGGTTTGTTACGAGCCGGACCCTGCTGTCACGAGCCGGTCACCAGTTTGCGAGCACTCGCGCTACTCTTGCTGAGCGCTGAGCGCGACGCGGTGCCAGGCCGGAGACAGACTTGTCCGGGTGACGTTCGAGTACAGGGAACGGGGACACGATGCTACGCTCGATCGTCGAAGCGCTTCCGGGCCGGGTCGCGGCGACGGATCCTCCCGTCGAGGCGACCGGAGTCGTGCCCAGGCGCCGTCCCCCGCGCTGGCTGCTGGTAGCCGGGTTCTGGACCCTGGTCGTGCTGGTCTACTCGACCCGGATGATGCGGGTCGCCCCGTCCGCGTGGGTCCCGATCTCGTGGTTCGAGTCGCTGAAGATCGCCGCGGCCCAGTGGTACACGTGGGGCCTGCTGTCGTTCGGCATCTACTGGGTGAACCGGAAGCTGCCCTTCGGGAAGGACGCCCTCGTACGGCGTCTGCTGTGCCACGTGCCACTCAGTCTCGCCTTCACCGTCGGTTACACCTACGTGAACTACGGCGCAACGCTCCTGCTCGGCACGCCCCTCGACTTGCCCTGGCTCGGACCGTCCCTGCTCGAAACTCTGACCCGCGCCGGCTACCGCCTGGGAACGTTCGTCTACTGGTCAATCGCCGCAATCTGCATGGCACTGGACTACCAGAGCGACCTGAAGGACCGCGAGGTCCGCGCCGCCGAGCTGGAGCGCCTGCTGACCGAGGCGCGCCTCGCCACGCTCCGATCGCAACTCGATCCGCATTTCCTGTTCAACGCGCTGAACTCCATCTCGGCCTACGTCGAGAGCGCGCCGCGCGAGGCGCGCCTGATGATCGAGCAACTGGGCGATCTCCTGCGGCTCTCGCTCGAACACGCGGACGAGCAGGAGGTTCCGCTCGAACGCGAGCTCATGTTCGTCGACCGGTACATGCAACTC is from Vicinamibacterales bacterium and encodes:
- a CDS encoding carboxylesterase family protein: MTLHIPGRRPLGRADRLTSLLKKKDNDHMDDQSLPSRRDVLAGAVTIAGTAAVCAASPVSALAQAPAPAAAPLVIASDRKAVVETAAGKVRGFVSGGILTFRGIPYAASTEGQARFAPPSKPVPWAGVRSAMYYGPTCPQGPRTGWKNDEEAFVFEWDDGQPGEDCLRVNVWTPGLNDNKKRPVLVWIHGGQFLAGSGQELKAYHGERLSRRGDVVVVSLNHRLNVLGYLDLSACGSRYADSGNAGMLDIVAALQWVHDNIASFGGDPGNVTIFGQSGGGAKVSTVMAMPAARGLFHRAAVHSGSGLRMVPAESAAKLAALTLAELGLSASQVDQLHTMPHAHLLEAAQAAQRKMGPAGRPGGLSRLVAADRAGLAAVVDGKHVPHHPFDPVAPAVSADIPMLIGSTLNEFGNEIQTPGVEAITEQELQARATAAYGGQGAQAVAAYRRAMPGARPSDVFSRMSAAAQRHNAIVQATRKRALGAAPAFLYWFTWQTPILDGRPRAFHCSELPFVFDNTDRCAAMTGGSPEARELAGRMSDAWIAFARTGNPNHPGLPKWPAFSPDAGEVMVFDDTCAVQFDPDRELRKLTSGT
- a CDS encoding histidine kinase: MLRSIVEALPGRVAATDPPVEATGVVPRRRPPRWLLVAGFWTLVVLVYSTRMMRVAPSAWVPISWFESLKIAAAQWYTWGLLSFGIYWVNRKLPFGKDALVRRLLCHVPLSLAFTVGYTYVNYGATLLLGTPLDLPWLGPSLLETLTRAGYRLGTFVYWSIAAICMALDYQSDLKDREVRAAELERLLTEARLATLRSQLDPHFLFNALNSISAYVESAPREARLMIEQLGDLLRLSLEHADEQEVPLERELMFVDRYMQLQLVRFAGRLDVQVRVNDDVLTAAVPTFMLQPLVENAIRHGVSKLSTAGSIELSAWRTGRNLRVRVRDNGPGVPPGWTLDEHVGIGLGNTRARLEQLYGKGEYSLEVTTDAEAGTCADVTIPYHVE